Proteins from a single region of Megachile rotundata isolate GNS110a chromosome 7, iyMegRotu1, whole genome shotgun sequence:
- the LOC100879989 gene encoding uncharacterized protein LOC100879989, whose protein sequence is MNLVSQLLSHIRERFERNRHQSTQKSRMNRLLLVLLFVYVVSATRCIIKDDKDEPEVHVIRLGDRSSGESDESDVVTLHLPDSRRKRAASDYCKKHSDCAAGKVCVPYLGCIRGHRKNPTTQKPTPMNHLVGNVQ, encoded by the exons ATGAACTTAGTGTCGCAATTGTTGTCTCATATAAGGGAGCGGTTCGAGAGGAATCGGCATCAGTCGACGCAAAAATCCAGGATGAATCGTCTGTTGCTTGTTCTGCTTTTCGTGTACGTTGTTTCTGCGACACGATGCATCATCAAAGACGACAAG GACGAACCAGAGGTTCACGTGATCCGCTTAGGGGATCGCAGCAGTGGAGAGTCA GACGAGTCGGACGTCGTAACCTTGCACCTACCGGACAGCCGACGGAAAAGAGCAGCGAGTGACTACTGCAAAAAACACAGCGACTGTGCCGCGGGAAAAGTTTGCGTTCCCTATCTAGGATGCA TCAGGGGACACCGAAAGAACCCTACCACGCAAAAACCCACCCCGATGAATCACTTGGTTGGCAACGTTCAGTAA